The Chitinophaga flava genome has a segment encoding these proteins:
- a CDS encoding RagB/SusD family nutrient uptake outer membrane protein — protein sequence MKNKLNKAILTFCVSCLLAGCNKVLDKTNLSAVGPDQVWSDVNMATAYLNQIYGSLMPGNTYGSANGTDEGVPYQKQTNEWLRGTATFDSRNTFSRYSDIRTINILLDNIDKAAFGQADKDKIKGQALFWRAWAYHSMVSNYGGVPLILDAQAPTTDLTALQKPRNKTSACVTQILKDLDNAIALLPDAFTDNDMGRIDKGVAMAFKGRVLLFYASPLFNGLGGIASWQKAFDANKAAKEFLDAHGKGLYSPYSKIWDDELNKEVVMVRRYNYPQATYFQGGLIPLNWSKDDLGADRPSLELVNAFPMKDGAAWESQARSYDTLFFNRDDRFYANIYYNGAPNQYLKGMRDDKTYLWTYFTSITNYSGATGLEGVHNSVTQDPLWSNSSFYRIKAIDKTIDKGTVYNAAVDWIEIRYAEVLMNYGECANEVGNTTVALDVLKQIRGRAGVLPGTLNNYGITAVAQPDIRKVLQKERFVEFCFEGKRMDDLRRWKMFDYLRALPQRHGIAVLLNAGQPDVSPLSDINTVWNRFTTTVITTDAVDIAIKDQYYIYGIPKSIMDRNPLFKQNNNWGGDFDPMQ from the coding sequence ATGAAGAATAAGTTAAATAAAGCGATACTCACCTTTTGCGTTTCCTGCTTATTGGCAGGTTGTAATAAGGTGCTTGATAAAACGAATCTTTCTGCCGTAGGTCCTGACCAGGTATGGTCGGATGTAAACATGGCCACTGCCTATTTAAATCAGATTTATGGAAGCCTGATGCCGGGAAATACCTATGGCAGCGCCAACGGAACGGATGAAGGAGTTCCCTATCAAAAGCAAACCAATGAATGGCTGAGAGGCACCGCTACCTTCGACTCACGAAATACGTTTAGTAGATATAGTGATATACGCACCATTAATATCCTGTTAGACAATATTGACAAGGCAGCATTTGGTCAGGCAGATAAAGACAAGATCAAAGGGCAGGCGCTGTTCTGGAGGGCCTGGGCTTATCATAGTATGGTGAGTAATTATGGCGGCGTGCCGCTGATATTGGACGCACAGGCGCCTACTACAGATTTGACAGCACTACAGAAGCCCCGCAATAAAACATCGGCGTGTGTAACACAGATTTTAAAAGATCTGGATAATGCGATTGCCTTGCTGCCCGACGCTTTTACAGACAATGATATGGGCAGGATAGATAAAGGCGTGGCTATGGCTTTTAAAGGAAGAGTATTATTGTTTTATGCCAGCCCTTTGTTTAATGGCTTGGGCGGCATCGCTTCCTGGCAAAAGGCATTCGATGCCAATAAAGCAGCCAAAGAATTTTTAGATGCACATGGTAAGGGATTATATAGCCCATATAGCAAAATCTGGGATGATGAGTTAAACAAGGAAGTGGTAATGGTGCGCCGATATAACTATCCGCAGGCGACCTATTTCCAGGGAGGGCTGATTCCGCTGAACTGGTCTAAAGATGATTTGGGCGCCGACCGGCCTTCATTGGAACTGGTAAATGCTTTCCCGATGAAAGATGGCGCTGCGTGGGAATCGCAGGCAAGGAGTTATGATACACTGTTTTTCAACAGAGATGACCGCTTCTACGCCAATATCTATTATAACGGAGCCCCCAACCAATATTTAAAGGGAATGCGCGATGATAAAACCTATCTGTGGACTTATTTCACCAGTATAACAAACTACAGTGGTGCCACCGGATTAGAAGGCGTGCATAACAGCGTTACACAGGACCCGCTGTGGTCTAATTCAAGTTTTTATCGCATAAAAGCCATCGATAAAACGATTGATAAAGGCACGGTGTATAATGCAGCAGTCGACTGGATTGAAATCCGTTATGCAGAAGTTTTAATGAATTATGGCGAATGTGCCAATGAAGTAGGCAATACGACAGTGGCATTGGATGTATTAAAGCAGATCAGGGGCCGTGCAGGCGTTTTACCGGGTACGCTCAATAATTACGGTATTACTGCCGTCGCGCAGCCCGATATCCGGAAAGTGCTTCAGAAAGAACGTTTCGTAGAGTTTTGTTTTGAGGGTAAGCGTATGGATGATTTACGCCGCTGGAAGATGTTTGATTACCTGAGAGCCTTGCCTCAGCGCCATGGTATCGCTGTATTGCTGAATGCTGGTCAACCGGATGTAAGTCCGCTGTCAGATATAAATACGGTGTGGAACAGATTTACTACTACCGTGATTACCACTGATGCTGTTGATATCGCCATCAAAGACCAGTATTATATTTACGGTATTCCTAAGTCGATTATGGACCGAAACCCCTTATTTAAACAGAATAATAACTGGGGCGGAGATTTTGATCCTATGCAATAG
- a CDS encoding glycoside hydrolase family 38 N-terminal domain-containing protein produces the protein MVIRNCKFHVLLLWPLFSVMTSGAQSTQKDTAVREIILVFKTHFDIGYTDFAEAVVQKYSTSMIQHALEVVDKNKALDANRKFVWTVSGWPMQQILQRSEPEIATRVKQMLSNGNFAVHALPFSIQTESADPEMLVRGMNISSGLVRNAGLPLPRDAKMSDVPSHSWILPTLLTHAGVKMLHIGCNPASQSPQLPLLFWWQGPDSSRLMTMYWAKNYGTSLLPPPGWPCKTWLALMQTNDNDGPPSPEEVDRIIADAHKLAPNARVRVGRISDFYDAVMKENPQLPVVKGDMPDTWIHGFMSMPREVKSNRKISADLFTWQSLNTLYHLWTSKGYSINTPLQKAYDNNLLFNEHTFGMAMSHAGSGVWAYGDAFEQMRAQGVYDDIETSWKEKSNRVFTAENTVTPYLNRVLRELAQEPGVNGKRIFVYNPLPWTRGGLVTLHASSDWNPGNAVKDIATGEIIPVSNKNNVIQFIAKDIPASGYRNYQLIKQDAPMGTALSMNETTHTIENKYFRIQLDTEHGAIASMLDKNSGRELVDRNSGYGFGQYVYERFSKQDADDYTASYVKAFHQEWADAELGRPALTPGPHITVKGGHARTVFSSSPVSVSATMFFEPDANVQHRYSITATLYENSPELELIWSINGKPAEPWPEAGWISFPLNVSHPSFRLGRLGGITDPATDFVKGSNLDYGFLNTGMAVIDDKGAGVSLFSPDAPGVSLGRTGLWKYSSDYVPHQPNVFINLYNNLWSTNFTEWIEGSWSARIYLRSTTHYDNESAVITPAEEYRYPLKAVLVNNKGGKLPVVSSGVQLSMKGVMVTAFAENPDGTGTVLRLWEQAGNSGKCTITLPPHHPFKTACYCDLRGTPLGKPFAVNEKMEVNISAYAPLSILLK, from the coding sequence ATGGTTATCAGAAACTGTAAATTCCACGTATTGTTACTGTGGCCGTTGTTCTCTGTAATGACATCAGGTGCACAGTCAACACAGAAAGACACTGCTGTCAGAGAGATCATCCTTGTTTTTAAGACACATTTTGACATCGGTTATACCGATTTTGCCGAAGCTGTTGTACAGAAATACAGCACCAGCATGATACAACATGCGCTGGAAGTGGTAGACAAAAACAAGGCGCTGGATGCAAACAGGAAATTTGTATGGACGGTTTCTGGCTGGCCTATGCAGCAGATATTGCAGCGCAGTGAGCCGGAAATAGCCACGCGGGTGAAGCAGATGCTGTCCAACGGCAACTTTGCCGTTCATGCGCTGCCATTCAGCATACAAACGGAATCAGCAGACCCGGAGATGCTGGTGCGCGGCATGAACATCTCCTCCGGCCTGGTGCGTAATGCAGGACTGCCGTTACCCCGCGATGCAAAGATGTCGGATGTGCCCAGTCATTCCTGGATACTGCCTACACTGCTCACACATGCCGGGGTGAAGATGCTGCATATCGGCTGTAATCCGGCATCTCAATCACCGCAGCTGCCATTGTTGTTCTGGTGGCAGGGCCCCGACAGCTCCAGACTGATGACCATGTACTGGGCGAAGAACTACGGCACTTCCCTGCTTCCTCCGCCTGGCTGGCCCTGTAAAACATGGCTGGCGCTGATGCAGACAAATGATAACGATGGCCCGCCATCTCCGGAAGAGGTAGACCGGATCATCGCAGATGCACATAAACTGGCTCCCAACGCCAGGGTCAGGGTAGGGCGCATCTCTGATTTCTACGACGCAGTCATGAAAGAAAACCCTCAACTGCCTGTTGTGAAGGGAGACATGCCTGATACATGGATACACGGATTCATGTCGATGCCCCGCGAAGTAAAGAGCAACCGGAAAATAAGTGCAGACCTCTTCACCTGGCAATCTCTCAACACGCTCTATCACCTCTGGACTTCCAAAGGATATAGTATCAATACACCGCTGCAAAAAGCATATGACAACAATCTGTTGTTTAATGAGCATACTTTCGGTATGGCTATGAGCCACGCCGGTAGCGGGGTATGGGCATATGGGGACGCTTTTGAACAGATGCGTGCACAGGGAGTGTATGATGATATTGAAACGTCCTGGAAAGAAAAGAGCAACCGTGTCTTTACGGCAGAGAATACCGTTACACCTTATCTCAACCGCGTGTTGCGGGAGCTGGCGCAGGAACCCGGCGTAAACGGCAAGCGGATCTTCGTCTACAACCCATTACCATGGACTCGTGGCGGCCTTGTCACCTTACATGCGTCTTCAGACTGGAACCCGGGCAATGCAGTAAAGGATATTGCAACCGGAGAGATTATTCCCGTATCCAATAAAAATAATGTAATACAGTTTATCGCAAAAGATATTCCTGCATCCGGGTATCGCAACTATCAGCTGATAAAACAGGATGCTCCCATGGGAACGGCATTAAGCATGAATGAAACTACCCACACCATTGAGAATAAATACTTCCGCATACAGCTGGATACTGAGCATGGCGCTATTGCCTCCATGCTGGATAAAAACAGCGGCAGGGAGCTGGTAGACCGCAACAGCGGGTATGGTTTCGGGCAATATGTATATGAACGTTTCAGCAAGCAGGATGCAGACGATTATACCGCCAGCTATGTAAAGGCATTTCATCAGGAATGGGCTGATGCAGAGCTGGGAAGGCCGGCATTGACACCTGGTCCGCATATAACTGTAAAAGGCGGCCATGCGCGAACTGTATTTTCGTCTTCTCCAGTAAGTGTAAGCGCCACCATGTTTTTTGAACCTGATGCCAACGTTCAGCACCGGTATAGTATAACGGCCACCCTATACGAAAATTCTCCTGAACTGGAACTGATATGGAGCATTAATGGAAAACCTGCAGAACCATGGCCAGAGGCAGGATGGATCAGCTTTCCGCTCAACGTCAGCCATCCATCTTTCAGACTGGGCAGGCTGGGAGGAATAACTGATCCCGCAACAGATTTTGTGAAAGGCAGCAATCTGGATTATGGCTTCCTTAATACAGGGATGGCTGTGATCGATGACAAAGGCGCCGGTGTGAGCTTGTTCTCCCCGGACGCTCCCGGCGTAAGCCTCGGCCGCACAGGGCTGTGGAAGTACTCTTCAGACTATGTGCCTCATCAACCAAATGTCTTCATCAACCTGTATAACAACCTGTGGAGCACCAATTTCACAGAGTGGATAGAGGGTTCATGGTCAGCCAGGATATATCTCCGCAGCACAACACATTATGACAATGAAAGCGCCGTAATCACACCGGCAGAAGAATATCGCTACCCGCTGAAAGCCGTGCTGGTAAATAACAAAGGCGGAAAGCTGCCTGTTGTTTCTTCAGGTGTACAGTTGTCCATGAAAGGGGTAATGGTGACCGCCTTCGCTGAAAACCCCGATGGCACAGGAACTGTCCTTCGCTTATGGGAACAGGCGGGTAACAGCGGAAAGTGTACTATTACGCTGCCGCCGCATCATCCCTTTAAGACAGCCTGCTATTGCGACCTGCGAGGGACACCATTAGGAAAACCTTTTGCGGTGAATGAAAAGATGGAAGTCAATATTAGCGCATATGCGCCATTAAGTATTTTATTAAAATAA
- a CDS encoding glycoside hydrolase family 27 protein, producing the protein MKQKIRLMLLLFMATTCCLTSIAQTPYSAWDSLALTPPMGWNSWNFFEANVSEKVIMDMADAMASNGMKDAGYQYLVIDDHWVAGRDKHNNLYADPARFPHGMKYLADYVHGKGLKLGIYSDAAWLTCGGVTGSYNFEEQDARTFAAWGIDFLKYDYCNAPEDVATAFTRYSRMGDALKKCGHPIVYSICEWGQRKPWLWARAAGGHLWRTTWDSRDVWESHNSDLTGIMEIFRQQENLAAYGGPGGWNDPDLLMVGLYGKGRSSSVDGRFKGCTFAEYRTHFALWSMLAAPLMVNMDLKNITPDILRLITHKQLIAINQDVLGKQAVTVVKRNGMQVLLKPLKDKAFAVCVFNSNAGAQTFDIDLTRDLDLWQPFRITDIWNNKETKALKGNLEGHDCAVFILQEKQK; encoded by the coding sequence ATGAAACAGAAGATTCGTTTGATGCTTTTACTGTTCATGGCAACGACTTGCTGCCTGACATCAATAGCCCAAACACCTTACAGCGCCTGGGACTCGCTGGCCCTTACCCCGCCTATGGGATGGAACAGCTGGAATTTTTTTGAAGCCAATGTGAGTGAGAAGGTGATCATGGACATGGCAGACGCGATGGCCTCCAATGGCATGAAAGACGCGGGGTATCAGTATCTGGTGATTGATGATCATTGGGTGGCGGGCCGTGACAAACACAACAACCTCTATGCAGATCCGGCCAGATTCCCGCATGGCATGAAGTATCTTGCTGACTATGTGCATGGAAAAGGTTTGAAGCTCGGTATCTATTCCGATGCTGCCTGGCTTACCTGTGGCGGTGTTACAGGCAGCTATAATTTCGAGGAGCAGGATGCACGCACCTTTGCCGCCTGGGGCATCGATTTTCTGAAATACGATTATTGTAATGCGCCGGAAGACGTAGCGACCGCTTTCACACGCTATAGCCGCATGGGTGATGCATTGAAAAAATGCGGACATCCTATCGTATACTCCATCTGTGAATGGGGACAACGCAAGCCATGGCTATGGGCCAGGGCCGCAGGAGGCCACCTGTGGCGTACCACCTGGGACAGCCGGGATGTATGGGAGTCACATAATTCCGACCTCACCGGCATCATGGAAATATTCCGCCAGCAGGAAAACCTTGCTGCCTATGGGGGGCCTGGCGGCTGGAATGATCCGGACCTGCTGATGGTAGGTCTTTATGGTAAGGGCCGGTCTTCTTCTGTTGACGGACGTTTTAAAGGATGCACCTTCGCAGAGTATCGTACCCACTTTGCATTATGGAGTATGCTGGCAGCCCCGCTAATGGTCAATATGGACCTGAAAAACATTACGCCTGATATACTCCGGCTGATTACCCATAAACAGTTGATCGCTATTAATCAGGACGTGTTGGGCAAACAAGCAGTGACCGTTGTAAAGAGGAATGGTATGCAGGTACTGCTGAAACCATTGAAGGATAAGGCTTTTGCGGTGTGTGTATTCAACAGCAATGCAGGTGCACAGACTTTTGATATTGATCTCACACGGGATCTTGACCTCTGGCAGCCATTCAGGATCACGGATATCTGGAACAACAAAGAGACAAAGGCGCTGAAAGGAAATCTGGAAGGTCATGACTGCGCGGTATTTATCTTGCAGGAAAAACAGAAGTAG
- a CDS encoding aldo/keto reductase gives MDTKRIVLGTAGLGGVWGTVDERTAVHTILQALASGITAIDTAPAYGDAEYYVGKALQQWKGPLPTISTKVGRLRSYAADEGHYDYSTTGMIKSVHNSLKTLGLFAVDILFLHDPEAVPSQEADRVVAVLQDLKQKGLTQKIGLGGNIPVWFEHHIKAGVFDVIMEFNRLNACNVAALQDRLPCCNERNIDYFAASPLNMGLLGKNFQRWQQAPPQWLHTGAITVAQRLQQIATENHLALPALAHRFLLNVPYDFSIVIGASDSTELESTLASLRQGELPASVYRDILECNNR, from the coding sequence ATGGATACAAAACGTATAGTGCTGGGAACGGCTGGTCTCGGGGGCGTATGGGGTACAGTGGATGAAAGGACTGCTGTTCACACTATACTTCAGGCACTGGCCAGCGGGATTACTGCTATTGATACAGCGCCCGCTTATGGTGATGCAGAATATTATGTCGGAAAAGCACTGCAACAGTGGAAAGGCCCGTTGCCAACCATTAGTACCAAAGTAGGGAGACTCAGGTCTTACGCAGCAGATGAGGGGCATTATGATTATTCTACCACCGGGATGATAAAGAGCGTGCACAACTCACTGAAAACGCTGGGTCTTTTTGCGGTAGATATCCTGTTCCTACACGATCCCGAGGCAGTACCATCGCAGGAAGCAGACAGGGTAGTGGCCGTGCTGCAGGACCTGAAGCAGAAAGGACTTACACAGAAGATAGGATTGGGAGGGAACATCCCTGTATGGTTTGAGCACCATATAAAAGCAGGCGTCTTTGATGTGATCATGGAGTTCAACCGGCTGAATGCCTGTAACGTAGCTGCTTTGCAGGACAGGTTGCCCTGCTGCAATGAAAGGAATATTGATTATTTTGCGGCCAGTCCGCTGAATATGGGACTGCTGGGGAAAAACTTTCAACGCTGGCAACAAGCGCCACCGCAATGGTTACACACCGGCGCCATAACAGTGGCACAGCGGCTGCAGCAGATTGCGACAGAAAACCATCTTGCCCTGCCTGCCCTGGCGCATCGTTTCCTGCTCAATGTTCCGTATGATTTCAGCATTGTGATAGGGGCGTCCGACAGTACAGAGCTGGAAAGTACGCTGGCCAGCCTCCGGCAGGGGGAGCTGCCTGCATCTGTGTACCGCGATATACTGGAATGTAACAACAGGTGA
- a CDS encoding SLC5 family protein, translating into MFLTGLDYTVLVIYIISLLTLGFYLGRTLGQDIFLGGRSLSWWQTGFSMFSANAGPMMLIGMSSLGFSHGVVGANFEWLAWIFLLLLAMFFLPRYLSAGISTIPQYLLHRFGKNAYNFLVIYSLVSILVVWLGSALYAGGLVIAQVLGCPQIYAVALIALIATSYTAVGGFKAVVRTGIFQSVIIIVSSLILTILAFNRVIKSGGVSQHLPPDFWKLLHGSSDPEYSWLAVLAGYPVVAIYYWCADQTIVQKLLGAKDLREGQYGALFIAALKVITPLIFLLPGVICFILFSDITTADNAYITLVKQLMPEGFRGLCIAALIAALIDTVASGLNSFSTVFTLDVIAQFREMNEKGRRLAGRWVTVLASLLAIGVASIFQHSGKGLFEITQGMVSILAPPLSVVFLASVCWKRTNRAAVNTVLYGGGSICLVAGMCYLLNFPYKGCWPHFLLLSVYLFAGLFVLMVVVTLLTASSGEGAGAPPVAEGQVEALSPKVWMGWGILAAVMLIIYLILN; encoded by the coding sequence ATGTTTCTTACTGGTTTAGATTATACTGTGCTGGTGATTTATATCATCTCACTTTTAACGCTGGGTTTTTATCTGGGCAGAACCCTGGGGCAGGACATATTCCTGGGCGGACGTTCGCTCAGCTGGTGGCAGACGGGGTTTTCCATGTTCAGTGCCAATGCAGGTCCAATGATGCTGATCGGCATGTCAAGCCTTGGGTTTTCACATGGAGTGGTGGGGGCCAATTTCGAATGGCTGGCCTGGATATTCCTGCTGTTGCTCGCGATGTTCTTTTTGCCCCGTTATCTCTCGGCTGGTATCAGCACTATACCGCAATACCTGCTGCACCGTTTCGGGAAAAACGCCTATAATTTTCTCGTGATCTACAGCCTGGTATCTATACTGGTGGTATGGCTGGGCAGCGCATTATATGCGGGAGGGCTGGTGATTGCACAGGTACTGGGATGTCCGCAGATATATGCAGTGGCGCTGATTGCATTGATTGCCACCAGCTATACTGCTGTTGGCGGTTTCAAGGCGGTGGTGCGCACAGGCATCTTTCAGTCGGTCATCATTATTGTTTCTTCCCTTATCCTGACAATACTGGCTTTCAACCGGGTGATAAAGAGCGGAGGTGTTTCTCAACATCTTCCTCCTGATTTCTGGAAACTGCTGCATGGCAGCTCAGATCCTGAATACTCCTGGCTGGCTGTACTGGCAGGATATCCGGTGGTGGCCATCTACTACTGGTGTGCCGATCAAACAATTGTACAGAAACTGCTGGGCGCAAAGGATCTACGTGAAGGGCAATATGGTGCGCTTTTCATTGCGGCGCTTAAAGTCATTACACCGCTTATCTTCCTGCTGCCAGGTGTGATCTGCTTTATTTTGTTCAGTGATATTACAACTGCCGACAATGCTTATATCACACTGGTGAAACAGCTGATGCCTGAAGGTTTCCGGGGGCTGTGTATTGCTGCGTTGATCGCGGCATTGATAGACACGGTAGCTTCGGGACTGAATTCTTTCAGCACGGTTTTTACACTGGATGTGATTGCACAGTTTAGAGAGATGAATGAGAAGGGCCGACGGCTTGCCGGAAGATGGGTTACTGTGCTGGCATCTCTGCTGGCGATAGGCGTGGCGTCAATATTTCAGCATTCCGGCAAAGGGTTATTTGAGATCACGCAAGGCATGGTTTCTATCCTTGCACCGCCATTATCGGTGGTATTCCTGGCATCGGTATGCTGGAAGAGAACGAACAGGGCTGCTGTAAACACAGTGCTCTATGGAGGAGGAAGCATCTGCCTTGTTGCAGGTATGTGTTATCTGCTGAACTTCCCCTACAAAGGATGCTGGCCGCATTTCCTGCTGCTGTCGGTATATCTGTTTGCTGGTCTGTTTGTATTGATGGTGGTAGTTACCTTGCTGACTGCTTCATCTGGCGAAGGGGCCGGGGCACCTCCGGTAGCGGAAGGGCAGGTAGAGGCACTTTCCCCGAAAGTGTGGATGGGCTGGGGTATACTGGCTGCTGTAATGTTGATCATTTACCTTATACTGAATTAA
- a CDS encoding L-rhamnose mutarotase, translating into MKKIQILLLLMIACLAACGTKEKTEEKVFVVNIVPGEQKLQEYLDYHRKIWPEVEAGFRKAGYRKITLYRYQHLLVMKIVTPAGADLQQMGKVAESYSPRCAEWNRLMAGYQSGVAGAAQGETWVEAAPFYEFRNE; encoded by the coding sequence ATGAAAAAGATACAGATACTCCTGCTGTTAATGATTGCCTGTCTGGCTGCCTGTGGTACAAAAGAAAAAACGGAGGAAAAGGTTTTTGTGGTGAATATTGTTCCCGGTGAGCAAAAGCTGCAGGAATACCTCGACTATCACCGGAAGATATGGCCCGAAGTAGAAGCCGGTTTCAGAAAGGCTGGTTACAGAAAGATCACGTTGTACAGATACCAGCACTTGCTGGTGATGAAGATTGTTACGCCCGCAGGTGCAGACCTGCAGCAAATGGGAAAGGTGGCGGAATCATACAGTCCGCGCTGTGCGGAATGGAACCGCCTGATGGCCGGATACCAGTCGGGCGTAGCGGGCGCGGCCCAGGGCGAAACCTGGGTGGAAGCTGCCCCGTTTTATGAGTTCAGGAATGAATAA
- a CDS encoding AraC family transcriptional regulator, whose product MQYVYENFTFPADQSFTIRTECLEIKKYTALKSHVNFEIALLENCSGKRFIGDHIHDFEGTELVLLGSYLPHCWQYYGLVDAQQPPTATIIHFFPDFLGKQLLEKPEARQLNTLFEKAAKGILFKGPTITAAHNIMQQMLFKTGLSRAVLMLQLLDLLSLSSHAEVLSSPYFNVVENSGEANKINKVFDYIFRNFTEEIVLQEVAELIPMSPAAFCRFFKRKTNRTLIDFVKELRIGHAAKLLLQGHHNVAEACYQSGYNNISNFNKHFKDIKGVSPRDFIKRYNGEEAVIHS is encoded by the coding sequence ATGCAGTATGTTTATGAAAACTTCACCTTTCCAGCAGACCAATCGTTTACTATCAGAACGGAATGCCTGGAAATAAAGAAGTATACCGCGTTAAAATCACATGTGAACTTTGAGATCGCGCTACTGGAGAACTGTAGCGGTAAACGTTTTATTGGTGACCACATCCATGATTTTGAGGGTACGGAACTGGTATTGCTGGGAAGTTACCTGCCGCATTGCTGGCAATACTACGGACTCGTAGATGCTCAGCAACCGCCCACTGCAACAATCATTCATTTCTTTCCCGATTTTCTCGGCAAACAATTACTGGAAAAACCAGAGGCAAGACAGCTCAACACACTCTTTGAAAAAGCAGCGAAAGGCATATTGTTCAAAGGTCCTACCATTACTGCCGCCCACAACATTATGCAACAGATGTTGTTTAAAACAGGACTCAGCAGGGCAGTACTGATGCTGCAGCTGCTGGACCTGCTGTCGTTATCTTCACATGCAGAGGTACTCTCCTCCCCTTACTTCAATGTGGTGGAGAATTCAGGCGAAGCCAATAAGATCAACAAGGTATTTGATTATATCTTCCGGAATTTTACAGAAGAGATCGTATTACAGGAAGTGGCGGAACTGATACCCATGTCTCCTGCAGCATTCTGCCGTTTTTTTAAACGTAAAACCAACCGCACACTGATAGATTTTGTGAAAGAGTTAAGAATAGGCCATGCCGCCAAACTATTGCTGCAAGGGCATCATAACGTAGCCGAAGCTTGTTATCAGAGTGGCTATAACAATATTTCCAACTTCAACAAACACTTCAAGGATATCAAAGGTGTGTCTCCCCGTGATTTTATAAAACGGTATAACGGAGAGGAAGCGGTTATTCATTCCTGA
- a CDS encoding FAD-dependent oxidoreductase codes for MEKITPRDIRYADLVEKRFNKRFTGKPEYIYLPTTVQEVEEALQEAVDSKRRPVVRSGGHCLEGFVADPAAQVLIDISLMTDIYYDAEKAAFAVEAGATVGEMYRRLFLGWGVVLPAGEYPGIGMGGHVVGGAFGFLCREYGLAADYLYAVELVTVDASGQAHCVIATREATDPHRELWWAHTGGGGGNFGIVTRYWLRSPDVTGSDPFSALPKAPASITTFRVGWDWKTIDEAAFSRLAQNFGTWCEQNSAPDSPYNQLFSILFLNHRNIGRLEIKGLATGPNAARLIEDHLAAIAAPVGQPYTQQTEESPWLHFALNPFPELFQPGFDKVQAKVKDAFFRKPFTDSQITTAYQYLTVEAGIGGVLGMATYGGKVSTIAPDATASAQRDAIMDVACNTGWISPEEASPSMAWVRNFYKDLFPGSGGVPVPNEQTDGSMINHPDTDLADPEWNQSGIPWHTLYYKENYPRLQQVKAKWDPLNIFHHALSIQAAG; via the coding sequence ATGGAAAAAATCACGCCCAGGGATATACGTTATGCTGATCTCGTTGAAAAAAGATTCAACAAACGTTTTACCGGAAAGCCGGAATATATCTATCTGCCCACCACTGTGCAGGAAGTAGAGGAAGCATTACAGGAAGCGGTGGACAGCAAGCGGCGGCCGGTGGTTCGTAGCGGCGGGCATTGTCTGGAAGGGTTTGTTGCTGACCCTGCTGCGCAGGTGCTCATTGATATTTCGCTGATGACCGATATTTATTATGATGCAGAAAAGGCTGCTTTTGCTGTAGAGGCCGGCGCTACCGTGGGAGAGATGTACCGCAGGCTGTTCCTGGGCTGGGGTGTTGTTTTACCTGCTGGTGAATATCCAGGCATTGGTATGGGCGGGCATGTAGTGGGCGGGGCTTTCGGGTTTCTCTGCCGGGAATATGGCTTGGCAGCCGACTATCTGTATGCTGTAGAACTAGTCACTGTCGATGCTTCCGGGCAAGCACACTGTGTTATTGCGACGAGAGAAGCCACAGACCCTCATCGTGAACTATGGTGGGCACATACCGGTGGCGGCGGCGGTAATTTTGGCATCGTAACCCGCTACTGGCTGCGATCTCCGGATGTTACCGGATCCGATCCTTTTTCTGCATTACCCAAAGCACCGGCATCCATCACCACCTTCCGCGTGGGATGGGACTGGAAAACCATTGATGAAGCTGCGTTTTCGCGCCTCGCCCAAAATTTCGGGACCTGGTGCGAGCAAAACAGCGCCCCCGATTCTCCCTACAACCAGCTATTCAGTATACTCTTTCTGAATCACCGTAATATAGGCCGGCTGGAGATAAAAGGCCTTGCCACAGGCCCCAATGCCGCCCGGCTCATAGAAGATCATCTGGCCGCTATCGCCGCACCTGTTGGCCAGCCTTATACACAGCAGACCGAAGAAAGCCCCTGGCTGCATTTTGCACTCAATCCATTTCCTGAATTATTTCAACCAGGCTTTGATAAAGTACAGGCAAAAGTGAAAGATGCCTTTTTCCGCAAGCCCTTCACCGACAGCCAGATAACGACCGCCTATCAGTATCTTACGGTGGAAGCCGGCATAGGCGGCGTTTTAGGCATGGCCACTTACGGCGGTAAAGTAAGCACCATAGCACCGGATGCCACCGCATCGGCACAACGGGACGCTATCATGGATGTAGCTTGTAATACAGGCTGGATCAGCCCCGAAGAAGCATCCCCCAGCATGGCCTGGGTCCGTAATTTTTACAAGGACCTCTTTCCCGGCTCTGGTGGCGTACCTGTACCCAACGAACAAACCGATGGCAGCATGATCAACCATCCGGATACAGACCTCGCCGATCCCGAATGGAACCAGTCAGGCATACCATGGCATACCCTCTACTACAAGGAAAACTATCCGCGGCTGCAACAGGTGAAAGCTAAATGGGACCCACTCAATATATTTCACCATGCCTTGTCCATACAGGCTGCTGGCTGA